The following proteins are co-located in the Lacticaseibacillus paracasei subsp. paracasei genome:
- a CDS encoding CopY/TcrY family copper transport repressor, with amino-acid sequence METPKVEISQSEWEVMRIIWTLGPLTSSTLATILAEKMGWKVATTKTFLGRLVKKGALTTEKNGREFLYHTAVGEQESMDAAVAELFSHLCQMKIGTAINHLMTNVTLSKHDIEILQQTLLAKQHDAPKTVSCNCLPEGCKEAAHE; translated from the coding sequence ATGGAAACACCGAAAGTTGAAATTTCCCAGTCTGAATGGGAGGTTATGCGAATTATCTGGACACTTGGTCCACTGACAAGTAGCACGCTTGCAACAATTCTTGCTGAAAAAATGGGCTGGAAAGTGGCAACGACCAAAACCTTTTTAGGACGGTTAGTCAAAAAAGGCGCCTTAACCACTGAAAAAAATGGACGTGAATTTCTTTATCACACTGCAGTGGGTGAACAAGAGTCTATGGATGCCGCCGTGGCGGAATTATTTAGCCACCTTTGTCAAATGAAAATCGGCACGGCCATCAATCACTTGATGACGAACGTCACCCTTTCGAAACATGATATTGAGATCTTGCAACAAACGCTTTTAGCGAAGCAGCACGATGCGCCGAAAACAGTTAGTTGTAATTGTTTACCAGAAGGTTGTAAGGAGGCTGCACATGAATGA
- the purD gene encoding phosphoribosylamine--glycine ligase — MKQVLIIGGGARESALALKFKQSPQVDHVYVAPGNPAMTLLGVDPINIDDNDFTKLIDFAETHQIDLTFVGPEVPLAAGIVDAFQAADQPIFGVTKKVAQLEASKTFAKDFMARHQLPTAGSKTVHNAIDAHAEAATMGLPLVLKKDGLAAGKGVAIAQDAETLDETIEKMYADSPDATVLLEQYLAGEEASVMALFNGEKRVILPLSQDHKRRFANDRGPNTGGMGAISPLPQFNDDQVAAAHQLVDATLKGMQADGLDGQGVMYIGLIFTPDGPKILEYNMRFGDPETQVLLPQITNDFYQLISDLLANRQPSLTLSDKAYACFVAVNPAYPSSALKTVPVIVPTDWPEGTWLPAGVAKSDHGWESHAGRIFSVVAGAESLPDAVKAAKTAMEKIQGVLDYRTDIGFHTL, encoded by the coding sequence ATGAAACAGGTTTTGATCATTGGCGGCGGCGCCCGGGAAAGTGCCCTTGCTTTAAAATTCAAACAGTCTCCGCAAGTTGATCATGTCTATGTGGCGCCAGGTAATCCGGCAATGACCTTGCTGGGAGTTGATCCGATCAACATTGATGACAATGACTTTACCAAGTTGATTGACTTTGCTGAGACCCACCAAATTGATCTGACTTTTGTGGGTCCCGAAGTGCCGTTAGCCGCTGGGATTGTCGATGCTTTTCAGGCAGCTGATCAACCGATTTTTGGCGTCACCAAGAAAGTTGCCCAGTTAGAGGCCAGCAAAACGTTTGCCAAGGATTTTATGGCGCGCCATCAGTTGCCGACTGCCGGCAGCAAGACGGTTCACAATGCTATTGATGCCCATGCCGAAGCCGCGACAATGGGCTTGCCACTAGTCTTGAAAAAGGACGGTTTGGCAGCCGGAAAAGGCGTCGCTATTGCCCAAGATGCTGAAACGCTGGATGAAACGATCGAAAAAATGTATGCCGATTCTCCAGATGCAACGGTGCTACTTGAGCAATATCTTGCGGGTGAAGAAGCCTCTGTCATGGCCTTGTTTAATGGCGAAAAGCGTGTCATTCTGCCGCTTTCTCAGGATCACAAGCGGCGTTTTGCCAATGATCGTGGTCCTAATACAGGCGGAATGGGGGCGATTAGTCCGTTACCGCAATTTAACGATGATCAAGTAGCCGCTGCCCATCAGCTTGTGGATGCAACGTTAAAGGGCATGCAGGCTGATGGCTTAGATGGTCAAGGGGTCATGTACATTGGACTGATCTTCACACCTGACGGACCGAAGATTTTGGAATATAACATGCGTTTTGGCGATCCAGAAACGCAAGTCCTGCTGCCGCAAATCACAAATGATTTTTATCAACTGATTAGCGACTTATTAGCAAACCGCCAACCTAGTTTGACGTTGAGCGATAAGGCCTATGCTTGCTTTGTTGCCGTTAATCCTGCGTACCCGAGCAGCGCGCTCAAGACAGTTCCCGTCATTGTGCCGACAGATTGGCCAGAGGGAACTTGGCTTCCAGCAGGAGTGGCGAAAAGTGACCACGGCTGGGAAAGTCATGCTGGTAGAATCTTCTCCGTAGTAGCTGGGGCGGAGTCTTTGCCGGATGCCGTTAAAGCGGCAAAAACAGCCATGGAGAAAATTCAAGGCGTTTTGGATTATCGCACTGATATTGGGTTCCACACACTGTAA
- the purH gene encoding bifunctional phosphoribosylaminoimidazolecarboxamide formyltransferase/IMP cyclohydrolase has product MKRALLSVSDKTGLVSFAKGLIDRGFELVSTGGTHRELAAAGIAVTSVEEVTGFPEMLDGRVKTLHPKIHAGILARRDDPAHMEALADHDIQPVDLVCVNLYPFAATIKRPDVTRAEAIEQIDIGGPSALRAAAKNSDSVWAVVDPADYEAVLTGLDQDDAHLRQKLAAKVFAITAAYDAQIVHYLDPEPFPEHFTPTYTKRQDLRYGENSHQQAAFYVEPDPNPTSLAAAKQLHGKELSYNNIKDADAALAMLREFSEPAVVAVKHMNPCGIGLGKTIEGAWDKAYAADPMSIFGGIIALNRPVDLATAEKMHKLFLEIIMAPAFDDDAYAVLAKKKNVRLLTINTADTPAELGTETTAIYGGLLIQTRDNQTETPADLTVVTTVKPTDEQLKALAFAQTVVKHVKSNAIVVAQADQTLGIGAGQMNRIGSVELALTQAQQNDNFAGAVMASDAFFPMDDCVDYAAKHDIKAIIQPGGSIRDKDSIEKANQYGIAMVTTGVRHFRH; this is encoded by the coding sequence GTGAAGCGTGCATTGTTAAGTGTTTCGGATAAAACAGGTTTGGTCTCTTTTGCCAAAGGTTTGATTGATCGAGGATTTGAATTAGTCTCAACCGGCGGCACGCATCGCGAACTGGCTGCGGCCGGTATTGCGGTGACCAGCGTTGAAGAGGTGACTGGTTTTCCCGAGATGCTCGATGGTCGGGTGAAGACACTGCATCCAAAGATTCATGCTGGCATTCTTGCACGCCGCGATGATCCAGCCCATATGGAAGCGTTAGCTGACCACGACATTCAACCGGTCGATTTGGTTTGTGTCAATCTCTATCCGTTTGCCGCCACAATCAAACGCCCAGATGTTACAAGGGCAGAAGCTATCGAACAAATCGATATCGGTGGCCCTTCTGCCTTACGTGCAGCAGCTAAAAATAGCGACAGTGTCTGGGCAGTCGTTGATCCGGCCGATTACGAGGCTGTTTTAACCGGCCTTGACCAAGACGATGCTCATCTGCGTCAAAAGCTGGCTGCTAAGGTCTTTGCCATCACAGCGGCTTATGATGCTCAAATTGTGCATTATCTTGATCCTGAGCCATTTCCCGAGCACTTCACACCGACCTACACAAAGCGCCAAGATTTGCGCTATGGTGAAAATAGCCATCAGCAAGCTGCGTTTTACGTTGAACCTGATCCGAATCCAACTAGCCTTGCCGCTGCCAAACAGTTGCACGGTAAAGAACTGTCCTATAACAACATCAAAGATGCTGATGCTGCGCTAGCGATGCTTCGTGAATTTTCCGAGCCAGCGGTTGTGGCTGTCAAACATATGAATCCTTGTGGCATTGGTCTTGGAAAAACCATTGAAGGCGCTTGGGACAAAGCCTATGCTGCTGATCCGATGTCGATTTTTGGTGGCATCATCGCCTTGAATCGGCCTGTAGATCTAGCAACTGCCGAAAAAATGCACAAACTTTTTCTTGAAATCATTATGGCACCGGCATTTGATGATGATGCTTATGCTGTGTTGGCCAAAAAGAAAAACGTCCGGCTGCTTACAATCAATACAGCTGATACGCCGGCTGAATTAGGAACAGAGACGACAGCAATTTATGGCGGGTTACTGATTCAAACGCGGGACAATCAGACAGAAACACCGGCTGATTTGACTGTTGTGACAACGGTGAAACCCACAGACGAGCAGCTCAAGGCACTTGCTTTTGCGCAAACAGTCGTCAAACACGTGAAGAGTAACGCGATCGTTGTTGCCCAAGCTGATCAGACGTTAGGCATTGGGGCAGGACAAATGAATCGGATTGGTTCGGTTGAGTTAGCCCTCACCCAGGCCCAACAAAACGACAACTTTGCTGGCGCCGTCATGGCCAGTGATGCCTTCTTCCCAATGGACGACTGCGTTGATTACGCGGCTAAGCATGATATCAAAGCCATCATCCAACCAGGCGGCAGTATTCGGGACAAAGATTCTATAGAAAAGGCTAACCAGTACGGTATTGCGATGGTGACAACTGGTGTCCGTCATTTTAGACATTAA
- the purN gene encoding phosphoribosylglycinamide formyltransferase gives MKDLAVFASGHGTNFEALANAADQPDSGYRIAALVCDQSQAPVIQKAAARNILTIVVDFKSYPNKTAAETAILEQLPPVSALILAGYMRIIGPTLLRAFPKKIINLHPALLPSFPGRQGIQDAFDYGVKVTGVTVHFVDAGIDTGEIIAQVPVNITDGMSLAELEQAIHRQEHQIFPATVKNLIQEGAI, from the coding sequence ATGAAAGATCTAGCTGTTTTTGCATCTGGTCATGGCACCAACTTTGAGGCGTTGGCAAATGCCGCTGATCAACCAGATAGCGGTTATCGCATCGCCGCACTGGTTTGTGATCAATCACAGGCGCCGGTGATTCAAAAGGCTGCCGCACGCAACATTTTGACGATCGTAGTTGATTTTAAAAGCTATCCTAATAAAACGGCGGCAGAGACGGCCATCTTAGAACAGTTACCGCCAGTATCTGCCTTGATTTTGGCCGGTTACATGCGTATCATCGGGCCAACCCTTTTAAGGGCATTCCCTAAAAAAATCATCAACTTGCATCCAGCTTTACTACCTAGTTTTCCAGGGCGCCAAGGTATTCAGGATGCTTTCGACTACGGGGTGAAAGTCACCGGCGTCACGGTGCATTTTGTGGATGCTGGCATTGACACCGGCGAGATTATCGCCCAAGTGCCAGTCAATATCACTGATGGTATGAGCTTAGCCGAGCTTGAGCAGGCGATCCATCGCCAAGAACATCAAATTTTCCCTGCAACTGTGAAGAACCTCATTCAAGAAGGAGCGATTTAA
- the purM gene encoding phosphoribosylformylglycinamidine cyclo-ligase, whose translation MTDYKDAGVDIEAGEAAVQRIAALAKETTNANVLASVGGFAAAYRLPEISEPTLISATDGVGTKLLLALQCDAHETVGIDLVAMVANDLLASGAQPLFFLDYMAVDHLDVDRTEAVVRGIAYGCQQAQMALIGGETAEMPDMYPQHHYDLAGFAVGLVSASKRLPQKVAAGDVLIGLPSSGVHSNGYSLVRKLLAETDLGSQSLDDGSEMLNALMRPTRIYVKQVLPLMQQGLIHAAAHITGGGITENLPRVIPDGLVANIDPLAWQRPELFDRLQHAGHLSETTMRSTFNLGIGMILVVPEQAVSLVQDAIPSSKVIGTVGEDPVEKLHWQVSRR comes from the coding sequence ATGACTGATTATAAAGACGCCGGCGTGGATATTGAAGCTGGCGAAGCAGCTGTTCAACGAATCGCGGCGTTGGCAAAAGAAACAACGAATGCCAATGTGTTAGCCAGTGTTGGCGGGTTTGCCGCAGCTTATCGGTTGCCGGAGATTTCGGAGCCAACCTTGATCAGCGCCACGGATGGCGTTGGTACCAAGTTGCTGTTGGCATTGCAATGTGACGCGCATGAAACCGTTGGGATTGATTTAGTCGCCATGGTTGCGAACGATTTATTGGCGTCAGGCGCCCAGCCACTTTTTTTCCTTGATTATATGGCGGTGGATCATTTGGATGTTGACCGCACTGAAGCCGTTGTTCGCGGAATTGCTTATGGGTGTCAGCAGGCTCAGATGGCATTAATTGGTGGCGAAACAGCGGAAATGCCCGACATGTACCCACAACATCATTACGACTTGGCCGGTTTCGCAGTTGGTTTGGTTTCCGCTTCAAAACGCCTGCCGCAAAAAGTGGCGGCTGGCGATGTTTTGATTGGTCTGCCAAGTTCAGGTGTGCATAGCAATGGTTATTCACTGGTGCGTAAGCTGCTGGCAGAAACCGACTTAGGCAGTCAATCGCTTGATGACGGATCGGAAATGCTGAATGCGCTGATGCGGCCAACTCGGATTTATGTGAAGCAGGTGTTGCCGCTCATGCAGCAAGGATTGATTCACGCGGCTGCCCACATTACCGGCGGCGGCATCACTGAAAACTTGCCGCGGGTGATCCCTGACGGTTTGGTAGCAAACATTGATCCGCTAGCATGGCAACGGCCAGAGTTGTTCGATCGTTTGCAACATGCCGGACATTTAAGTGAAACAACGATGCGTAGTACCTTCAATCTTGGAATTGGCATGATCCTTGTCGTGCCAGAACAAGCGGTTAGTCTTGTTCAAGACGCGATTCCTAGTAGTAAAGTGATTGGCACGGTTGGCGAAGATCCTGTCGAAAAGCTGCACTGGCAGGTGAGTCGTCGATGA
- the purF gene encoding amidophosphoribosyltransferase gives MPHEPKGLNEECGVFGVWGNPNAASITHLGLHTLQHRGQEGAGIVGLTKDGMRRHYGLGLLSEVFTNTDQLTPLIGRAALGHVRYSTAGGRVLENIQPLLFRFSDEAIALAHNGNLTNAISLRRQLEDQGAIFQSTSDTEVLMHLIRRQVGQPWLTQLKTALNEVHGGFAFVLLTEHGLYAAVDPYGFRPMVVGVLSDGGYIVCSETAALDAVGAEFVRDVQPGELITIDDAGLHIDHFTTNTQLAVCSMEYIYFARPDSDIHGINVHQARVRMGERLAKEQPAEADIVVGVPNSSLSAAIGYAKASGIPYEMGLMKSQYVARTFIQPTQALREKSVKMKLSVIKPVVAGKRIVLVDDSIVRGTTSKQIVKLLKEAGAAEVHLRIASPPLRFPCFYGIDFQTTSELFAANHSVAEMRDLLAVESLGFLSTQGLEESVGLSATAPNGGLCVAYFTGQYPAPLDDYAFALDKEVASLKVNVEEVSA, from the coding sequence ATGCCACATGAACCAAAAGGCTTAAATGAAGAATGCGGGGTTTTCGGTGTTTGGGGTAATCCTAATGCCGCCAGCATCACGCATCTTGGGTTACACACACTACAGCACCGCGGTCAAGAAGGCGCCGGTATTGTTGGGCTGACCAAAGACGGGATGCGGCGGCATTATGGGTTGGGGTTACTGAGCGAAGTTTTCACGAATACCGATCAATTGACGCCATTAATCGGACGCGCCGCCTTGGGCCACGTGCGCTACTCGACAGCAGGGGGACGCGTGCTGGAAAATATTCAGCCGTTGCTTTTCCGGTTTTCGGATGAAGCCATTGCCTTGGCGCATAATGGCAATCTGACCAATGCGATCAGTTTGCGGCGGCAGTTGGAAGATCAAGGCGCAATTTTTCAGTCCACCTCCGATACGGAAGTTTTGATGCATTTAATCCGACGGCAAGTTGGCCAGCCTTGGCTGACACAGTTGAAGACCGCTTTAAATGAAGTTCACGGTGGTTTTGCGTTTGTCTTACTGACGGAACATGGTTTATATGCCGCAGTTGATCCGTATGGCTTTCGGCCGATGGTTGTCGGGGTGTTGTCAGATGGCGGCTATATTGTGTGCAGCGAAACAGCGGCTTTGGACGCGGTTGGCGCTGAATTCGTCCGTGATGTCCAGCCAGGGGAATTAATCACAATTGATGATGCTGGTTTGCACATTGATCATTTCACCACGAATACCCAATTAGCAGTTTGTTCGATGGAATACATCTACTTTGCCCGCCCCGATTCGGATATTCACGGCATTAATGTCCATCAGGCCCGTGTACGGATGGGTGAACGGTTAGCAAAAGAACAACCGGCGGAAGCGGATATTGTCGTCGGCGTGCCAAATTCATCGCTGTCTGCTGCCATTGGTTACGCGAAGGCCAGTGGAATCCCTTATGAGATGGGTTTAATGAAAAGTCAGTATGTGGCGCGAACCTTTATCCAACCGACACAAGCATTGCGGGAAAAAAGCGTCAAAATGAAGCTCAGTGTGATCAAACCAGTTGTTGCCGGTAAGCGAATTGTTTTAGTCGATGATTCGATTGTTCGTGGAACGACTTCCAAACAAATCGTGAAGTTGTTGAAAGAGGCTGGCGCAGCTGAGGTCCATTTACGTATTGCCAGCCCACCGTTGCGCTTTCCTTGTTTTTACGGGATTGATTTTCAGACGACCAGCGAACTTTTTGCTGCGAATCATAGCGTTGCTGAAATGCGGGATCTTTTAGCGGTCGAGTCGCTTGGATTCCTTTCAACCCAGGGGCTGGAAGAGAGTGTCGGCTTATCGGCCACGGCACCTAATGGCGGTTTGTGTGTCGCTTATTTCACCGGCCAGTACCCAGCACCGTTAGATGATTATGCCTTTGCCTTGGATAAGGAAGTGGCATCCCTCAAAGTCAATGTTGAGGAGGTTAGTGCATGA
- the purL gene encoding phosphoribosylformylglycinamidine synthase subunit PurL translates to MVHVEMSPEAIATQKPYLDLGLTEAEYDRFAELIGHQPNDTEIGLASGMWSEHCAYKYSKPVLRQFWTKNERVLMGPGEGAGVIDIGEGKAVVFKAESHNHPSAVEPYEGAATGVGGIIRDIFSIGAKPVAMLDSLAFGDIEQPHTQHLVDRIVAGIGGYGNAIGIPTVGGETNFDGSYTRNPLVNAMCVGIMDKDQIQKGKAAGVGNALIYVGAKTGRDGINGASFASGDFSDEEAADRSAVQVGDPFMEKLLMDACLEITGHHQEALVGIQDMGAAGLVSSSVEMAGKANSGMVLDLDLIPQRETEMTPFEIMLSESQERMLLCVRAGFEQEVLAVFADYDLDAAIVGHVIAGHQYQLYHHGKLVCDVPVSSLTDDAPIYHQQGKMPKRLAQPAADFDPIITDPVQIWTDMMAMPTIADKSSLYKRYDAQVQTNTVVLPGSDAAVTRIRGTHRALAMTTDSKGRYLYLDPQVGAAMSVAEAARNLVASGAEPLGITDCLNFGDPTKPEAFYELAEAAKGIIAATKAFNAPVISGNVSLYNETNGEAIYPTPMIGMVGLIEDLSTITTAAFKQADDLIYLVGETHGDFNGSELQKLQTGEVTGKLFDFDLEAEKQHQHFVLKAIREHLITAAHDLSDGGLLVALAEMGFDAQLGAQINVTLPTAWGFSETQGRFLLTVAPENQAAFEALHGPAQLIGRVQAAPEFEVTTVNQHFSASLQQLQTAFEEALPCHMNQKA, encoded by the coding sequence GTGGTGCACGTTGAGATGAGCCCCGAGGCTATTGCAACCCAGAAACCTTATTTAGACCTTGGGCTGACAGAGGCTGAATATGATCGTTTTGCAGAACTAATCGGCCATCAGCCAAACGATACCGAGATCGGGTTAGCTAGCGGGATGTGGAGCGAACACTGCGCTTACAAATATAGCAAGCCGGTGTTACGCCAATTTTGGACCAAAAATGAGCGCGTGTTAATGGGGCCAGGTGAAGGTGCTGGCGTGATTGATATCGGCGAAGGCAAAGCAGTGGTCTTCAAAGCCGAAAGTCATAATCATCCCTCGGCAGTTGAACCTTATGAAGGCGCAGCAACAGGTGTGGGCGGCATTATCCGCGACATTTTCTCAATTGGTGCCAAGCCGGTTGCGATGTTGGACTCGCTAGCTTTTGGCGACATTGAACAGCCACATACCCAACATTTGGTTGATCGGATCGTCGCGGGGATTGGCGGTTATGGCAATGCAATTGGCATTCCGACAGTTGGCGGCGAAACAAACTTTGACGGGAGCTATACCCGAAATCCGCTGGTCAATGCCATGTGCGTTGGCATCATGGACAAAGATCAAATTCAAAAAGGTAAAGCTGCTGGTGTTGGCAATGCTTTGATTTATGTCGGGGCCAAAACAGGGCGTGATGGTATTAACGGTGCGAGCTTTGCTTCTGGGGATTTTTCTGACGAAGAAGCAGCCGATCGCTCGGCGGTTCAAGTTGGCGATCCCTTCATGGAAAAGCTGTTGATGGATGCTTGTCTCGAAATTACCGGGCATCATCAGGAGGCGCTTGTTGGTATTCAAGATATGGGTGCAGCTGGATTGGTATCGTCAAGCGTGGAGATGGCTGGTAAGGCTAACAGCGGGATGGTGTTAGATCTCGACCTGATTCCGCAGCGTGAGACCGAAATGACGCCGTTTGAAATTATGTTGTCTGAGTCTCAGGAACGGATGCTGCTGTGCGTTCGGGCCGGCTTTGAGCAAGAAGTTTTGGCTGTTTTCGCTGATTATGATTTGGATGCGGCGATTGTTGGTCATGTGATTGCTGGTCATCAGTATCAGCTTTATCACCATGGCAAATTGGTTTGCGATGTGCCTGTGAGTTCGTTGACCGATGATGCGCCGATTTATCATCAACAAGGGAAAATGCCAAAACGACTGGCCCAACCGGCTGCGGATTTTGACCCTATCATCACTGATCCGGTGCAAATATGGACGGACATGATGGCGATGCCGACGATTGCTGACAAGTCATCTTTGTACAAGCGTTACGATGCGCAGGTGCAAACTAATACCGTCGTCTTGCCAGGCAGTGATGCAGCCGTGACTCGGATTCGCGGTACTCACCGAGCACTGGCGATGACCACCGATAGTAAGGGCCGTTACTTGTATCTTGATCCGCAGGTGGGTGCGGCAATGAGTGTGGCTGAAGCTGCGCGCAATTTGGTTGCTAGCGGGGCGGAACCGCTTGGGATCACCGATTGTCTCAATTTTGGCGACCCAACTAAGCCTGAGGCCTTCTACGAACTGGCTGAGGCGGCGAAGGGAATCATTGCGGCTACCAAAGCCTTTAACGCCCCAGTTATTTCAGGAAATGTGTCGCTGTATAACGAAACGAATGGTGAGGCGATCTATCCAACCCCAATGATTGGCATGGTTGGCTTGATTGAGGATTTGAGCACGATTACCACGGCGGCTTTCAAGCAAGCAGATGATCTGATTTATCTGGTGGGGGAGACTCATGGTGATTTTAACGGCAGCGAACTGCAGAAGCTGCAAACAGGAGAAGTCACTGGCAAGCTGTTCGATTTTGATTTAGAGGCTGAAAAGCAGCATCAGCACTTTGTTTTGAAGGCCATTCGTGAGCATCTAATTACTGCAGCGCACGATTTAAGCGATGGTGGGTTATTGGTCGCCTTGGCAGAGATGGGGTTTGATGCCCAACTTGGCGCCCAGATTAACGTCACATTGCCAACTGCTTGGGGATTTTCCGAGACGCAAGGCCGCTTCTTGCTCACGGTGGCCCCTGAAAATCAGGCAGCATTTGAAGCATTGCATGGTCCGGCCCAATTGATTGGTCGAGTTCAGGCCGCACCAGAATTTGAAGTCACAACCGTTAATCAACATTTTTCTGCATCGTTGCAACAGCTACAGACAGCATTCGAGGAGGCGCTCCCATGCCACATGAACCAAAAGGCTTAA
- the purQ gene encoding phosphoribosylformylglycinamidine synthase subunit PurQ: MKAAVISFPGSNCDLDLQWAVRAIAGAECDLIKPTQTDLTAYDVVMVPGGFSYGDYLRSGAIARFSPVMAALKQFAAAGGYVIGICNGFQILTEAGLLPGALQWNRDLNFICEPVALTVENAGTAFSNQYQVGEHLTLPIAHGEGNYYADPETLAALETNGQVVFRYANNPNGSMHDIAGVTNETGNVLGMMPHPERAVEALLGGTDGLGVFQSLINQTEGADVRGAR, translated from the coding sequence ATGAAAGCGGCTGTGATTTCTTTTCCGGGCTCGAACTGTGATCTTGATTTGCAATGGGCGGTGCGTGCCATTGCTGGAGCCGAGTGTGACTTGATCAAGCCAACTCAAACCGACTTGACTGCTTATGATGTTGTGATGGTGCCAGGCGGTTTTTCCTATGGTGATTACTTACGCAGTGGTGCGATTGCACGCTTTTCACCAGTGATGGCTGCCCTAAAGCAGTTTGCTGCGGCTGGCGGCTATGTCATTGGCATTTGCAACGGTTTCCAGATTTTGACCGAAGCCGGTTTGCTTCCCGGCGCCTTGCAATGGAATCGCGACTTGAACTTCATCTGTGAACCAGTTGCATTGACGGTAGAAAATGCCGGGACGGCGTTTTCAAATCAATACCAAGTTGGTGAACATTTGACATTACCGATTGCTCATGGTGAAGGCAATTATTACGCAGATCCGGAAACGTTGGCGGCTCTGGAAACTAATGGCCAAGTGGTTTTCCGTTATGCAAATAACCCTAATGGCAGCATGCACGATATTGCCGGTGTGACCAATGAGACTGGTAATGTGTTAGGCATGATGCCCCATCCGGAACGGGCTGTTGAAGCACTGCTGGGCGGTACGGATGGCTTGGGCGTATTCCAATCGCTGATTAACCAAACGGAAGGAGCCGATGTACGTGGTGCACGTTGA
- the purS gene encoding phosphoribosylformylglycinamidine synthase subunit PurS: MFKAKIYVTYKPSVLDPKAEVIKTALGRMAYHNVEDVLYGKYFELTLAGSEAEVRKQVDTICDQLLANVNMETYRFELEPMAEVNA, encoded by the coding sequence ATGTTTAAAGCTAAAATTTACGTAACCTACAAACCTTCCGTGCTGGATCCCAAAGCCGAGGTCATTAAAACTGCTTTGGGACGAATGGCTTATCACAATGTTGAAGATGTATTGTATGGCAAATACTTTGAATTAACGTTAGCAGGCAGCGAAGCGGAAGTTCGCAAGCAAGTCGATACGATCTGCGACCAATTACTGGCTAATGTCAACATGGAAACTTATCGCTTTGAGCTAGAACCGATGGCGGAGGTTAACGCATGA
- the purC gene encoding phosphoribosylaminoimidazolesuccinocarboxamide synthase translates to MVNKTTLLYTGKAKQVYATDDPDVLWMAYTNQATALNGEKKAQIAHKGELNRAISTLLFKELTAAGIPTHYLDSPDSTTMIVKKAAMLPLEVVVRNYASGHFVTKFNVKPMMKLDPPIHEYYYKSDELGDPFMNEAQIFALHEATPEQLKQVHALTDRINTYLTQRFAAIGITLVDFKLEYGTLKDGTLVLADELSPDNFRLVDQQTGASLDKDVFRQNRGPLTPVYEEVLSRLQEKGAAHV, encoded by the coding sequence ATGGTGAACAAAACAACATTATTGTATACCGGCAAGGCAAAACAGGTTTATGCAACCGATGATCCTGATGTGTTGTGGATGGCATACACCAATCAAGCCACAGCATTAAATGGCGAGAAAAAAGCCCAGATTGCCCACAAAGGCGAATTAAATCGAGCGATTTCGACGTTGCTATTTAAGGAATTGACAGCTGCCGGTATACCAACGCATTATCTTGATTCGCCGGACAGCACGACGATGATCGTCAAAAAAGCCGCGATGTTGCCGCTTGAAGTAGTTGTGCGTAATTATGCATCCGGTCATTTTGTCACCAAGTTCAATGTTAAGCCGATGATGAAGCTCGACCCGCCAATCCACGAATACTATTACAAGTCTGATGAACTTGGCGACCCGTTCATGAATGAAGCCCAAATTTTCGCCTTGCACGAAGCTACGCCTGAACAACTCAAGCAAGTGCACGCTTTAACTGATCGCATCAATACTTATTTGACGCAACGGTTTGCGGCGATTGGGATCACCTTAGTTGATTTCAAACTCGAATACGGCACGCTCAAGGATGGCACCTTGGTACTGGCTGATGAATTGTCTCCGGATAATTTTCGCTTAGTTGATCAACAAACCGGGGCATCGCTCGATAAAGATGTTTTCCGACAAAACCGTGGACCATTGACCCCGGTTTATGAAGAAGTCCTTTCACGCCTGCAAGAAAAAGGAGCTGCTCATGTTTAA